The DNA region GTCGTGCCTCACATTCCCGCTCGTAGCGCAGCATGCGAACGCCAGCATCGACGGTCGCCGCTGAGGAGTCACACGATGTACAACATTTGATTTTCCTGTCGCTGCTTTGGCTGATGCAGTCGCAACTGCCTGAACTGGAATAGCAAGAGCTCGAGCTGCCGCGTCCACTGGAGTCTATCGCTTGAATTTTCTCTCTGTATTCGCGGTCGATTTCCCTGAGTCGATCAGCCACGTTCGTTGTCTGGGTGCCTTCCTGGTTGCCCAGAtgctcgtcgccgcctgACGTCTGCTCAGAGCGTAATCTGGCGAACCCGGTTGGACGCTCTCGAGTCCACCGGTGTATCGCTGCGTAGCCTGCTTCTCTAAGTGTGTCACCCGAGCACGAGTGTCTCGGGGAAACTCTGGAAGAGGGCTCTGAAGAGTGGGAAATTGTCCTGCCTCCCAGAGCAGGTCGAGGCCAGGCCGCGCGGGCCTCGCGGCTGACGTTGGGAGGAGGTACGCACGCAGTAGGCTTCGACTgccgctcctctccaccCTCGCAAGGCGTGCGGCAACCCTCCTCTGgatcctctccctcgtcacAAGAGGCGAAGCAAGCGGAACAGTAACTTCCCGAGGGGTCGGTAGGCAATCTGCGTGGGGGCTCTGAGACGGAGCGACTGCCTGCTGGTATCGGAAGAGAACTGCTGACTCTGCTGTGCGTACTGCGCCCGCACGAGCTGCAGCTGGATTGCGCGCTGGAGCAACGGGATACAGAGTTCCTGTGGAAAATCCTCTTGTGGGTGGagcctttcgcctctttcagGGTGGATGGTTGAGCAGACGTGCTTCGCAAAGTCCCTGGGGAatccgccttttctcgttgAGGCCGCGATACCTCGGCAGAGGTCCGGCGGGGCGGATGAGAGCCAGTCCTTCCATTTTTGCTAGGGATCGAGCGCACCGTCCCTCGTTGCCTCGCGAAGTCGACAAGGCGACTAAGGAGACatgtgtctcgcttttccggACGCGCTTGGAAGCGCTGGAGGGGCGTCGCAGGTGTAGGCCCCAGCAGTTGAGATGGCAGGCCTAATGTGGAACAGATTTGCCTGGACGAGACGAGATCCCGCGCGGCGAGACCCGCTTCCTGTTGCAAAACTGACGCGGAATACAAGAAGCCGTTTCCGCTTAGAAACTCtagaagaagcgaaagagtTGCTTTCTGTctgagagacgaggcgggaCAGCGTCCGGCACGGAGACGTTCAAGGTCtgtccgcgtcttctcgcgcggcgaGTCCATTCTGCAGCGCGGATGATGCCGCTGTCCGGTTGGGGAACTGCGCCCCGCTGTCAAGCCGGCAGATCtgccgcgaagacgcggggtTTGACGGccaggagaaacagggagagaggagggacgcTGCGATGGgactttctcttcctgttcatCGGTGTTTGGCCAACGTGGCGGCACGGCTGGTGCCGCGCGACCAGAGTACACGACTCCATGGTGAGTAGATTCCACTTGTTTTTTGACATGCCAGGCGCCACCATGCAAGCGTTCAATGATATAGGAGCGCAACTGGCAGCGAAGGTCATCTCCACTCTCCCTCAATATCCTTTCTATGGCTGCACGCTTTGCAGCGTCGCCTTCAGCTGTGCGAGCCTGCTGTTTTTCACCATCCTTCCTCGCGTTAATCGACGCGCGAACCCTCCCAGACATTGATTCAACGGGCTCTTCAGAAACCTCCATTACCCTACAGAGGGCTGCGAACTTGGCAGGCGACCGCAATGTTGCCAGTTCGCAGGGGGGATTccatgcagagaaagcggTCTACAGAGCCTCTCATGGTCGACCGTTGTGTGTCGGGACCGTCTGCAGCGTGGTCAGCAAATAGATGGGTTGTGAGACGTAAGCGAGACAACGCGTCGCTACTACCCTACCCCTATCTGAGTGTGCTTCCCCCGTTCAAAATATCGCTGGAATTCATACAGGGACGTTGGGAGATTTTTAAGAGGCGCAGTGGACGACGACCGTTTGTCGTCGACCAGTGCGTTCACCACGCTGCGACGGAACGGCAGATGACTTGGGCAAGTCTTTCGAATGTTCTGCGATCAATAGAACGGTGTTTGCGGTAATGCACGAGAAATCGGGGGTCGTCTGCTCAGCGTCGGAAACAAGCAATCGACAAAGAGGGGGATCCGATTGGGGCACCTTTTCAACGTGGATTTAGCAAGAATCGTTTCCCCGAAAAAGAGCCCCGTACACTGTTGAGCCCCACAGTTCGTTCATGCAAAACGTCCAGAAGTTTCAAGCGATCGTGGTCTTGACACTATGGGAGAGAAACCGGCGCCGGTAAAACATTCTTTCTTGTACCGGCCACCCCCAAAACCCAACGCTCTCACATTCGAAGCGACTGCTGTAGGCGGCACGTCTGTGGGAATAAACTGGTGACACTTTATTCTGAACCCCACTGGAGATTGAGGTCACCTGGTAATCTGCGCCCGTGCCAGTCGGTAAAACACACATGTTTGACGGTTATCATTTGAAGAACTTTTCAAGAGTGCTCAGAGTGGCGGCGATCCGGCTGAAAACGGTAGTCGATATATGAAAACGACAGGATTCTCGCCGGAATAAATGCCGACGCAACTCCAGAGTCAGCAGTCTTGCAGCCATTTTTACAGAACAGGCCAACCGCAAAGACCTGCACTACTGCAAATGAAGAATGCTAGAGACCGCATAAGATAAGCGCGTTGATGAGACTCTGGTCATGCTGAAGTATTCATACTTCAAATATAAGCATTTCTCCCCTACAAAACCTTAATCCAGCTGCATCTGACCTAGCCTACAGAACAAATTCTGCTCTGACTTCAAGCAAACAACTGCTAACAAGCGTTGGTGATGGGACCGGTTTGGCCACGTTGTCTTCCGCGCTCTCCAGATTGAACAAAATTTGGCGTTTTTACTTGCTGTTCGATAGTTGGCTTTCATTATTGTGGCTGCGCTCCGCTATGAAACCCAACTCTAGAATTTCTGCAGGGTGGGGCTTCGTACAACAGTTCCAATCGTCCGTCTGCGTCGTTGTCTGAGCTGCCGAAAGGCTATCTTGCACGCAAAaccttttccgtttcttttgcCTAGCTTTATACATGATTGATGCAACCCTGAAGGCTGATATTCAGCGCACATGGTTGCGATTCGCCGTGTACCCCACGCTGAGCTCGACCTGAATTTTTGATTCTATGGACCTACGCGCTGTGGAGGGGACCGGGGCAGTGGGCAAGGATAACGTGCAATTAATGCTGACCTTGAATTCATTTGTACTCCGAAGCATCTATCTTTACGGCATCGTGCGGGCGCAGGTTCACAGATTCCGCCGCAGGAGCAACGCTGCGGTATGTCAGCACAAAATTCTCCGCTTGGAATATAGACTGCTTCGTTTCTCACAGTCAGCCACGTCTCCCGAGTGACACAGAGGCTGAGTGCTTCCTCCCTGTAACCCTGAAACGACCCCAAGCGTCACACGCCCATCCGTTTGCGTGTCTACGAAGTAATGCGCACGTAAACCTAATAAGCATACATTTATATTCATTCTCATGGCTGTGTTTGCTCTGCCCGTCCCTCTATGGGCTCACGTTCATGCAGCCTTCGTAAACAAATACATAAATAGGAAAAGTGTACCACGGGTTGCCTCGCATACTGCCACGGAACACCGAGTCTCGATGTGGAGCAGCATGACTCATTGGCGTAAACCTTGTTGGGGCGGAGGATGGAGTCAGAAACAGACATCTGAGTATTGATATGGAATCAGAGATAATCTTTATGAGCATACTTTCACCACAGGCATGGAGGGGACTCTACGCCGGATGAAACGATGATACTGAACTGTTGTTGGGCGCAACAACTCAAGTACGGTATGCTGCAGTCACCGTGCCAAGAACGCTAGAATACGATAAGCTGTGCGTTCGTTCGTATCGCGTTCTCGCCACAGGTGCCCGGTGAGAAGAGTGGGGTCACGCAACGTTCCTCGGTGGACACCTGCCTCCAGAGGTACGCGGGTTTGCTCTCGCCTGGCCACCGGCTGCCGCCAGCTGTGAAACGACCCGCTTTTTGGAATGAAAACCAAATACCCGATAGCCGGCAGGATTTGtaggtgtctgtacactcaAGGCCGCAGAAAGACCTGGACCTTGCTGTGTTTGTGATCTTCTCCGCCTCAACTGAGAGGGGAAAATATGTCTATTTAGCGGCCACCTATttctgctcgccttcgcggcgccGGCCGGAGTGCCAAACGCCCTCCTGTCCCCGACAGCCGCATGCTCTCTAAATAGAGCCGCTACGAGCCGCAGCTGCGTTTGCGGAGACTTGACCCATTCGTGTATCTGCTTTCGCCACTCAGGATCTTCTCCAAGAGGGCTTTTCGTCGTGGAAGAAGATCAAAGTTTGCCGAGACCAGGAGTATGCTCGCCTTGTCGCCTGGGCCATTTTACACTTCACAGCTCGCTGCACagttctgcatgcaggacaGGGGCAGACCCGTCACTTTTCTCGGGTGGCtctgtcgtctttctcgttcaCAAAATTTGTGGCACTTTGCGCACCAGCCATCTCTCGTTCGAGAAAAcggtttccttttttcgtccgTCTCGTCGTGGCCGTTCCCTTTCATCCATTTCCAGTCTCAAAGGCGAGGGGCGGGGGCCGCAAGCACCGCCTTGCCGCGTACTCTCCTTGTCCGCAGAAGCATTTTTTCCCTGTAAACGACACTTTCTTCGCTCATCTACGGCATGTGAATTTTCACTCTATGGGCACGTCGTGTAGGTTTAGAGATTGAGTGATTCGTGCACAACTTTATGCAGCAGCGAATTGGAACGACGGCGGCGTTGATGCCCCAGCACGGTTTTTCCCGCCGGCGGCATGTGAAGAGACTCCGAGCTTGAAAACGCCGAGGTTTTGGCCGATCATTCAGTCAAAAATCTTGGAAGACGGCTCGTGCACCCGCCCATATTTGCAGACTCGTGgtgaaagaggaaggcaaagcGACTGAATTGCCGCGCTGAGAGGGTACTTTGCGCGACCGTCGAAGAAACTCCTGCAGAACACAGCCACTGTTGCGGGGCAGATCATGCGTTCGTCCCCAACGTTCCCCCGCACTACGACAGAGTTCTTACAGAAATCAGGTGAATCTACCACTAGCAGCAATGCGTTATTACCACCATCGCAATATCGACTGCGGACACTGAGGGCCGATTCCGCGTATCTGATACGGCAGGCTGCGGTGATCGAATCGGCCCGCCCGCCTTGCGGCTTAAAAAACAACTGGAGCGTCTCCTCTCAGGCGACCTGTGTCTCATCACCACACCGAAGAAGAACAGACTCTTACAGGGACATTTTCCAGGAAGGTATTTCGCGCAAGCGAGGTGAAGCCGTTCTGCGTCGTCCCCTCGTTCCGATGCTCTAAAGCTCTGTTTCGAGCTCTCACAGATTACGGCACATTCCTGAGACAACGGTGACGGTACTCGCATCCACTGGATGACCGTGTGCTCTGAAAGCCAGATCCTGACCACCcgttcccctttcttcctcggatCTGCGAAGTCCACGTCCTGCAGAGGGAGGAACTGTCAGGCGCTCGTGCGTTCTGGTTTCACCGTTCACAACGGTCCCGTTCGATCTCCTGCTAAAGAGGTGATACGTCCGCGGTTCCGTGGGGATTTCGCGCAGTTCCAGTGCTAGCTCAAGTAAGAGGGCTGTGCCTATTGCCCCCCAACTTACTGCCTCGCCCTGGGAAATGAATGTGCTGCCGATGCGTGAGAGGTGCGTGTCGCGAGATGTCGCGTGCTCGTTTCCCTAACTCCCCGTTGTTTTGAATGCTCCTTGTTCGGttgtatgtacacctgacCCGTGGACTAGGGGACATGTGCTTTCATCTTCCGTCTGATCGTTTATCTGGCGGCGTTTCATGATTCGTATACACCTGTCCTTGGGACATCTCGTCCGGCGAttgtctttgtctttcttaCCGATTCCGGGTTGCATCTTTCCTGGCAAGTGCACCGAACGCTAGACTCAGTCGTCCCGTGGCGCGTCGCCAGAAACAGTGTGTTTCTGTTCAGAAGAAAACGTAAGAGTCGTACAGTCTGGCCGGCCGTCCACTTCAAACGTGAACTGATGGCTTTTCCCTCCCGTGCCATTTCCCCTTTTTTACCTCTGTTCAGTTTCTTTGTTCACGCACAAACTATACTCTTACAGAGTCGGTAAATGACGTCGTATGATCCCCTTCTCCTCCGAAACGGTTTTTCTTGTTCGTCTGGAACCGTCTTTCGCCAaactcgtctctctggcctGCCAGGCAGTGATCCATGTTGCGTGCCTGTATTCCAACTGTAGAGGCATCGCATGTTGAAGGGGTATTGGCGTACTTTGgactttttttctcttcgttgctTCTGGGGTGGAAGCAAGGCGGCTAAATGACTGGGACGGCCAGTGAAGACCTGATAACCGCGGAATCTCgttctttctgtgtctccgacTGTTTCCCTTGAATCTTTCTGGCGATTTTCTACACAGAGCGAGCGCCTgtgctctttgtctcctcgcgtaATCAGCTAGAGTCTTGTCACTTCCCGGTTTTCTTGTGCATCACCTGGCGCTCTGCTGAGGGAagttgtctctcttcactcCTTGTTTGGTCGTCTGCCGTCTGGTTATCTCTCGTTTCCGCTTGCCGCTGGTCTCTCTTGGTCATTCGTCTGTTCATCTCAACGGGGCATCCTCCGGGGGACTGTCTCTCTGAAAAGTGAAGCTCGACTGGGGCCCGCTACCGGTGAATCCTGCAatcttcgcctcgcgtttcggcCATTCTaagggtgcatgcgcgtcttTGCGCGGAACTTTCGAGGGGTTGTCCAGCGTCGCGCCTCGCAGTGACAATCGAAAAGGTGCGCgcagcgggagaaagagacacagacacagaggaggAGTCCAGGCATACGGGAGATATGCACTGTGAGAGGTAAGTCTTTCCGTCGAGAACGCCTtgcaggagaggagaccaTTCAGGCAAGGCATACGCAGGAACTCCTTTACAGGGTGAGACATACGTGCAGGTGGCTACAGGGCTGCGCCGCTGACGAGCAACCCCCTTTGTCCGAGGCTCTGGAGCcagggaggaggaagacggggcgGACAACGCATGCTTCCACCAAGGTTTGTTTTTGACAAGGACAAAGAGAGCGGCGTCTCTGAAAGGCGATCGAAgctgcgcgaggcgacgagaaTGCTGTCGGGGCAGGTATCCCCTCCGAAAtacttttcgtttctccttgcCCTGTTTCTCacgtgtcctctctcgcctctgcgtcaCATCCACTAGGACCCACTCCAGCTGCCGCGCTCACCACGCCGCTGCGCCATCGCACGTCTCCTCACCATCTGCACGCTCCGCTGTTGCGCCGTTTTGCTTCCGCCTCCCTTGTGACGTGGCGACACGTCCAAAATCACACAAGGGAGAGAGTGCGCAAAGTGGGCACTTGCCGGCGCAGGCCTGTCGCAGCTTCTGTGCGTCGACCTGCGAGGAAACCCTCCGTGGAACACGAGGGCGtggtcctcgctctctctctctctcgcgaaaaACGTGGATTCTGAGGCGCTCTGCGCTCTGAATAGGACGCgtgtcctctctgcgttcgaAAGAAtcacgaggagaaagcgtGGAATCGACCcgacaggaagaacgcggctgctcgtcctcgaccccgcggcttccttctcgacgAGGAGACTTTTTCAGCTGTACcgacacgcacacacacactaCCGCCGAAACAGCGGCAGATTTTGCAGCGTCGCATGCACGGACCCAACCGAGCTTCCCGGCGCAGGGGTGACGACTCACGTTTCTGCAGGAAGGCGGACCGGCCACGCGGCGAGCCTCGTGGAGCGAGCGTGAAAAGGTGATTCGCCGCTTTGCGAGGTGCTCCGCCACTCCCAGTCCGAGACGCGTGCGACCCGACTTCTGGTCGGCGGGCGCGCGTCAGCCTCGCGCGATTCGTCTCCACGCCCCTTCTGCGCGCGACCTTGCCGCTGTCGGGCGGATCGAATGTCCGCTCCCTCTGTCCGCCTCGTGTGGGGTGTCTCggctcgcttcctcgctcgctgcttcctctgccctggctccgtctctgtcctcctcGGATTCGcctgctttcttcgcgttccttttctctgacCTGCTCTCAACCTCCCGCGCTCTCCTTGTGCGGGGCGACGCGTCTGTTATTCGCGTCCCTGCGGTCCTCTGGCGGGGACCGCGTGTCCGTGGGTTGTCCGGCGAACGGCAGCcgcgccgcgaaggcgtcAGTCCGCAGACGGCGCCGACTGGATTTGGTTTCTCCGACTCGCTCGCGGTCCACGCGCTTTGCTCGACGGACGCGCCACCGTgtcgtctccgcttctcctctctttccagggctgttgtctctgcaggtgtctccgtaTATATGGCGGGTGTGGGGCCTGGTGTGATGCCCGGGGGCTTTGCGGGCCTCTGGAGCCCCCAGGGCGCGGGCGCGCCTGCAAACACCACTGCCGCTTTGGGGAACGCGATGGCGAATCAGCCTGCGGGGTCGAGTGCAGGGGTGATCGGACCTGCCGTGGATCAGGCTGCCCAGGGGCCAGCCGGCGCGCTTTTCAACTCAGCCGGCGGAATGTACATGGACATGGACACCTATCTCGCGTATGCGTACCAGCAGTACACGAACCACTACTATGGCATTGCGCGGCAAACGGCGCCTCCGGAGATCGCGATGCAGCAGGCACGGGAGTGCGTCGAGAAGTTGAAGGCCAGCGGTTTCTTTGATTTGGTGAAGACCCGGTATCAGGCGACGCTCGCTGCGGCCGCGACCGGTGTGAGTCCACAGGGAACCCCCGCGCCTGCCCCCATGCCGGATTCGACGGCGGCTCCCAGTGCCGCGGCCCCTCTCCCGCCATCGAGTCAGGCACCGCAAGGAAGTCACCAGCAGAGGGGATCTCAAGGGcgcgtcgcgttttccctcaaGTTGAAGACGCGTGGCGGCCCCGAAGGAcacgccgctgcgcctccggcTTCGGCGGCGTCGGTCCCGTCCACTGCGAGTTCAGGGAGCGCGTCGACGACGACTTCAGGCGGTCCAGGCCTCAACGCAGCGGCGGTCTCTCCGGTCCCCGGAGTCCCCGGCCCGGCACCGCCAGGCGCGTGTCCGCCGACTGTCGGAGGCGTCGCCGACGCTTCGGGGCCTGGAGCCGGAGCGCCTTGGCCAGGCGCGGCGATTCCCACGTCTTCGCTGCCGAGCTACGGCGCGTACTACCAGCAAATGGTGCAGGCGCAGCAACAGGCGTATCTCCACATGTACCAGCAAGGACAGATGCAGCCGGCGATGCCCTCAGTTCAGCTTCCGTCCCAACCGTCCCCGTACGCCTCAGGCAACCCAAGCATGTCCAACATGTACAATGCGCCTCCGATGTACCCAGGCGGTCCCGTGACgagctcgccgccgcctccgccgcctccgcttcctgcAGGCACTGTCTCGTCGTTTTcgggcggaggcggcgggccTGGCCCTGGCGGGCATGCGCGAATTGAGAGCGCCGTAGAAGCTGCTGCGAAGGCTGCAGCGGCCGCCGTCGAAGCGAAGCATCGCAGCGGCCAGGGACAGCCTgcgggcgccggcgccttcgACATTGCGAGTGCGCGCGACCAGGCTCTGAAGCGCGCAGCCGAGATCACCAAGGACATCGAGGAACGGCGGAAGCAACAGCTCTTGTCGACCCAGGCGTTCTCCCTCTGGCTGCAAAAGGTCCACTCCACTCACTTGATGGTGAGCCGTTGAGGCGACTCCAGAGCAACTGGCCTGGGCCTTCTTTCTGAGCCTGGGGCTTCGCTGGGGGGATTTAAACGGTGCAGGCACAAGGCGGACGAAGGCGCCTTGGCGGAAGTTCCTCGGAGTTGCTGTCCCCTTGTTTCTCCAGTTCGGGCGGAGCAACCGAGACCGTCAGAGAGCGCGGCCAAGTGTCTCTTCCCAGGTTAAAAAGGTCTGGGGGCTCGTAACCAGAGGGGCCATGCATCTGGATGTTCTCTGCAAATCGGGAAGGGAGCGCGGTTCTCGACGGACCCATGCAGGGGGTAACCGACCCGGCGAAACCCGAATTCGCAGACGTTCCGCAGGCTGCCGCGCGTCCTTCTcagtgtctccgcggcttTTTTCGCTTGTCGCCTGTGCGCGGGAAGCGCCTCTTTGGCTCTTGGAAAAAAAATGAAGGCGGAAATGTGTGCTGCGTGTGACCGTGGTCGTGTCCTCAGGGCGACAAAGGCCTCGAGTGGCGGCGGACGGTCAATCTCTTCAGTCAAAAAATGACAAACGACTACCGGTGAGAGCGCATGCGGGTCTGTCTGTGTTGAGCACCTAGAGAGCGCCACACACGGATGGGCAGACAGCAGCCAAGCCTCGCTGTTTTCAGTTGCTCGGCGCCGCACCTTCTTTTCGGAAttgtgcgttttctctcgcactGCAGACTGGGCCTCCTCGGCGGCAGAGACTGGGCCACGCATCCCGTCCCGTCCGAGGACGAGATTCAGAGTGAGGTGGTGAAACTCAATTTCCAGATGAGCAGCCACGAGCGTTCCGGGAAACCGAGTCTCGGCAGTGACCGAGGCACTTCGATGACTGCCGGTAAGAGCCTGGCTGCGCAAAACTCTCGGGTTTTTCAAGCGCCGCAAAGGCCAGCGCcagtctgcatgcacacgcgagagaggggacgcGCGGCGTGCGTTCGCATGTGAAGACGTCGACACCACAGAGCGTCGTGTGCTGTGCCATTTAGGCCTGGAGCGCTTTCGTCGAGAGAATCGCGTTGCCGATTTGCAGCGATAAAGTATGTGTGTGTCACTCTTATTCGCTTCCGAGACCCGCCACATGCGCGTCGGCGCTCTGACTCCGCTcgcttttccgtttccccgctgccttttcgcgcGGTTCCCCACGCAGATCCGTACGCATCGGGCACCGGCGGAGGCTCGGGGCGACATACCCGGCGCGACTCTGAGGGCGTCCGAGACAGCCGCAGTCGGAGTCGGAGCCCGGTCTACGGCGCCTCGAGTTTTCGGCACGGGCGAAACGAACGAAACGCGTACCGCCACCGCCAGAGCCAGCTGAGCCCCTCGAACGGCCGGAGAGATCGAGACGACCGACCGGACGACGCGCGAAGTCTCTCTGAGGTGGACGGtcgcgggagaaaaggcgacgaggactACATCTCGCTCACCGACAAGTGGGACCGGGGTCTAGGGTAGGCGCAGGGTGGGAAGAACGCGCTTCAGCGACAGCGGACGGGACGAAGAGTgacgagaacggagaacGATGTGGCGGAGACGGGTGTACAACTGGCCAGCGAGGGGGAAAAGACATGCGCATTTCGCGGGTCTGTCTAGGAACCTGTGCGTGCTGCGATGTAAATACCCACAGACTACGCTGGTAAACACAGGCGGAACCCATGCCCAGGAGTGTGCGGCCGAGTGGGGGTTTCGTCATTttcccttcgcttcgtcgAACGGGTCGTGTCCGTTCCTCTGTCGCGGTTCTTCGCCCCTGCCCCGCGTGCTGTTTGTCCTCGCTCCGCATCTCGAGAAGTGCGTTCCTGGGCCGTGTGCGCCTCacgcgttcgcttctcggcgACTCTGCCTGCAGGAAGTCGCGTTCGAAGGCGCG from Neospora caninum Liverpool complete genome, chromosome VIIb includes:
- a CDS encoding putative SAC3/GANP domain-containing protein, producing MPGGFAGLWSPQGAGAPANTTAALGNAMANQPAGSSAGVIGPAVDQAAQGPAGALFNSAGGMYMDMDTYLAYAYQQYTNHYYGIARQTAPPEIAMQQARECVEKLKASGFFDLVKTRYQATLAAAATGVSPQGTPAPAPMPDSTAAPSAAAPLPPSSQAPQGSHQQRGSQGRVAFSLKLKTRGGPEGHAAAPPASAASVPSTASSGSASTTTSGGPGLNAAAVSPVPGVPGPAPPGACPPTVGGVADASGPGAGAPWPGAAIPTSSLPSYGAYYQQMVQAQQQAYLHMYQQGQMQPAMPSVQLPSQPSPYASGNPSMSNMYNAPPMYPGGPVTSSPPPPPPPLPAGTVSSFSGGGGGPGPGGHARIESAVEAAAKAAAAAVEAKHRSGQGQPAGAGAFDIASARDQALKRAAEITKDIEERRKQQLLSTQAFSLWLQKVHSTHLMGDKGLEWRRTVNLFSQKMTNDYRLGLLGGRDWATHPVPSEDEIQSEVVKLNFQMSSHERSGKPSLGSDRGTSMTADPYASGTGGGSGRHTRRDSEGVRDSRSRSRSPVYGASSFRHGRNERNAYRHRQSQLSPSNGRRDRDDRPDDARSLSEVDGRGRKGDEDYISLTDKWDRGLGKSRSKARQVQLLRRDGRGERGSAGDERKEAPVMLIKCTPQEEQKRLQRMNRFGPGPSSGSSAPPGKENPLWKVSWTADGSASPSAGSGGGGGLSWQQKLAIAKSTEKIIGTSTALEKNYLRLTNAPDPATVRPPEVLRRSFELILQKHREGASWRYVEEQFRSMRQDLTVQGVKDEFSRKVYETNGRLALSYHDLGQFNQCQTQLRDLYKRLQVAEDDPERLEYLCYRLVYMALQGMRLDVLRVMSEMTAAERSNSNVVYAMKVRRALADGNFRRYFYLASIGPHQTRHLCEIFEPRVRMLALVTLAKASLVLQPKQLQEELNFSDLEETLDFLRREGAVFNADGKLDSKRSLVNFEKSSLLSKKVKAMG